One genomic region from bacterium encodes:
- a CDS encoding GAF domain-containing protein, whose translation MKTFTDSLGFRLTLASYAVVAVFMSVAGVTVYRASKDSIKMGALSMVSRMAEELALTPEASPAELGERLLRLKVQKSGSTWIMDREGNLLYNPDPQFHEEYVAKKKNFGNIQVVLQVAKPRASGQGTFKEKLVDIAQKYEEGFGTYKQFGEERVLAFRSLPSRGLLIGVDEPVSSANSELERVKKYISYTALVSALLIMAFSLLSIRIIIRPYYREVEDLNASLQHSNAQLEEFNARLAISNRNLTTVYEVGLGLRHSLALQDILALIVNGAHKVLDVDRIAVFLPAAGGGALELRYQVGGAPPAGSVRVPLSAQGGALAAAFQRREPVTVEQGQRLPPSLRLGQPAADEPFLRSAAFVVIPLVVKDRAVGVVAMDNKTRRVAITPEQVNLLGIFANQAAVAVDNARLYEQLRQKISELDARVDQLSILHQIGNSMQRDITRQEALGFILRGILEGIGFGQAAVALVDRAAGVLRGELALGAAGDVHALSVPLTDERNLLVMALSRRQPVGIAHQRQEALLELVGGPLEASGWTEGFGAPVEGARGAYLAVPLIAREEVVGVIVVARTEPPLIRRHEIELLLLYANTAGLTVERAELYQRMHQSLEQLEATDHVTHLATLRHGRRLADGEIGRCAAAGRPFAGAMIAVDGFGEYNERFGYELGDRSLGEIGEIIKGALRGGDVALRYGGRLLAVILPGAGREEAAAVVARIREGVARHRFSGGDGRRDQQLTLSVGLGVWAAGARAADGGEVLAALVGHLRRAEASGGNGVFTAAG comes from the coding sequence GTGAAGACCTTTACGGACAGCCTCGGTTTCCGTCTGACGCTCGCCTCCTACGCCGTCGTCGCCGTCTTCATGAGCGTGGCCGGCGTGACCGTCTACCGGGCCAGCAAGGACTCGATCAAGATGGGCGCGCTCTCGATGGTCTCGCGCATGGCGGAAGAGCTGGCGCTGACGCCCGAGGCGTCCCCCGCCGAACTCGGCGAGCGGCTGCTGCGCCTGAAGGTCCAGAAGTCGGGCTCGACGTGGATCATGGACCGGGAGGGGAACCTCCTCTACAACCCGGACCCGCAGTTCCATGAGGAGTACGTCGCCAAGAAGAAGAACTTCGGCAACATCCAGGTGGTGCTCCAGGTCGCGAAGCCGCGCGCGTCGGGGCAGGGGACCTTCAAGGAGAAGCTCGTCGACATCGCCCAGAAATACGAGGAGGGCTTCGGGACCTACAAGCAGTTCGGGGAGGAGCGCGTCCTGGCCTTCCGGAGCCTGCCGTCGCGGGGGCTGCTCATCGGCGTCGACGAGCCGGTCTCGAGCGCCAACTCGGAGCTCGAGCGCGTCAAGAAGTACATCTCGTACACGGCCCTGGTGAGCGCGCTGCTCATCATGGCCTTCAGCCTGCTCTCGATCCGCATCATCATCCGGCCCTACTACCGCGAGGTCGAGGACCTCAACGCCAGCCTGCAGCACTCCAACGCGCAGCTCGAGGAGTTCAACGCGCGCCTGGCGATCTCCAACCGCAACCTGACGACCGTGTACGAGGTCGGCCTCGGGCTGCGCCACAGCCTGGCGCTGCAGGACATCCTCGCGCTGATCGTCAACGGGGCGCACAAGGTCCTGGACGTCGACCGCATCGCCGTCTTCCTCCCGGCGGCCGGGGGCGGCGCGCTCGAGCTGCGCTACCAGGTCGGGGGCGCGCCGCCGGCGGGCAGCGTCCGCGTGCCGCTGTCGGCGCAGGGCGGGGCCCTCGCCGCCGCGTTCCAGCGCCGGGAGCCCGTCACCGTCGAGCAGGGCCAGCGGCTCCCGCCGAGCCTGCGCCTCGGGCAGCCGGCGGCGGACGAGCCCTTCCTGCGCTCGGCGGCGTTCGTGGTGATCCCGCTGGTCGTCAAGGACCGTGCCGTCGGCGTGGTCGCCATGGACAACAAGACGCGGCGCGTGGCGATCACGCCGGAGCAGGTGAACCTGCTCGGCATCTTCGCCAACCAGGCGGCGGTGGCCGTCGACAATGCGCGTCTCTACGAGCAGCTGCGCCAGAAGATCTCGGAGCTCGACGCGCGCGTCGACCAGCTCTCGATCCTGCACCAGATCGGCAACTCGATGCAGCGGGACATCACGCGCCAGGAGGCGCTCGGCTTCATCCTCCGCGGCATCCTGGAGGGCATCGGCTTCGGGCAGGCGGCGGTCGCGCTCGTCGACCGCGCGGCGGGCGTGCTGCGCGGGGAGCTGGCGCTCGGCGCGGCCGGCGACGTCCACGCCCTGTCGGTGCCGTTGACGGACGAGCGGAACCTGCTGGTCATGGCGCTGTCGCGCCGCCAGCCGGTCGGGATCGCCCACCAGCGGCAGGAGGCCCTGCTGGAGCTCGTCGGCGGGCCGCTGGAGGCCTCGGGCTGGACCGAGGGCTTCGGCGCGCCGGTGGAGGGCGCGCGGGGGGCGTACCTGGCGGTGCCCCTCATCGCCCGCGAGGAGGTCGTCGGAGTGATCGTCGTGGCGCGCACCGAGCCCCCGCTCATCCGCCGGCACGAGATCGAGCTGCTGCTGCTGTACGCGAACACGGCCGGGCTGACGGTGGAGCGCGCCGAACTCTATCAGCGCATGCACCAGAGCCTCGAGCAGCTCGAGGCGACCGACCACGTCACGCACCTCGCGACGCTGCGCCACGGGCGGCGCCTGGCGGACGGGGAGATCGGGCGCTGTGCGGCGGCGGGGCGGCCGTTCGCGGGGGCGATGATCGCCGTCGACGGCTTCGGCGAGTACAACGAGCGGTTCGGGTACGAGCTCGGGGACCGCAGCCTGGGCGAGATCGGCGAGATCATCAAGGGGGCGCTGCGCGGCGGCGACGTCGCGCTGCGGTACGGCGGGCGGCTGCTCGCGGTCATCCTCCCGGGCGCCGGGCGCGAGGAGGCGGCGGCGGTGGTCGCGAGGATCCGCGAGGGCGTCGCGCGGCACCGCTTCTCGGGCGGCGACGGCCGGCGCGATCAGCAGCTCACGCTCAGCGTGGGG
- a CDS encoding TlpA disulfide reductase family protein translates to MATDHRMIVGAVMGAAFVVAVAVAAAAPVAAEEQGFTPVPVIKGIKQLESGKPAPDFTVKDTAGTVFDFGVEKTKRAHVLVFWSIFCEPCREEMPVVEKLANEYKPAGNVEVLTVNMDGAPFLDGIKGFIKQYKYSFRILLDELDAKGENFAIADPYQIAGTPALILVDAEGRIAQSHVGRISEGDLRAMITAMLGAK, encoded by the coding sequence ATGGCCACAGACCACAGGATGATCGTAGGCGCGGTGATGGGTGCGGCTTTCGTCGTGGCGGTGGCAGTGGCGGCGGCCGCGCCGGTCGCCGCCGAGGAACAGGGCTTCACCCCCGTCCCGGTGATCAAGGGGATCAAACAGCTTGAGTCAGGGAAGCCGGCGCCGGACTTCACGGTCAAGGACACGGCCGGCACGGTCTTCGACTTCGGCGTCGAGAAGACAAAGCGCGCCCACGTGCTCGTCTTCTGGTCGATCTTCTGCGAGCCCTGCCGCGAGGAGATGCCGGTCGTGGAGAAGCTCGCCAACGAGTACAAGCCCGCGGGGAACGTCGAGGTCCTCACCGTGAACATGGACGGCGCGCCGTTCCTCGACGGCATCAAGGGCTTCATCAAGCAGTACAAGTACTCCTTCCGGATCCTCCTCGACGAACTCGACGCCAAGGGGGAGAACTTTGCGATTGCCGATCCCTACCAGATCGCCGGCACCCCCGCCCTCATCCTCGTCGACGCGGAGGGGAGGATCGCCCAGAGCCACGTCGGGAGGATCAGCGAGGGCGACCTCAGGGCGATGATCACCGCCATGCTCGGGGCGAAGTAG
- a CDS encoding cytochrome c3 family protein — protein sequence MSGGTPQLRRAIQVLCLCAALPALLAAPEARAAKLDEGQRGVAFKGTDFLTGAALDLEKSLGKRVILLDFGSIYCSSCMVTVPNLIKLRKRYPEEDLAIFNLYLDIYNPQRVVKFFRGFASDMRLSLLIDDKLAISREYGVDTLPTTIIIDKGGVIRRRIVGYTEADEKEIDGVLDRLISELPAAAAPGVSKRGEEPFNVFIPESFTKTRQDRVFVVGYIGGAGSRDVTIKLNNLPERVVTAKDGVFHSLVSLSLAMNLVEVRGGDAAGGSQSQSVVIFRETPLGGDIVSDLPEYRFHREEDKKTCRKCHALELSPQEAAGGGQSETCNVCHAGLAKRIFTHGPITVGGCLPCHDYQSFPNRYELRTQGAELCYTCHDRVRDAIRGATYLHGPVAAGVCTVCHDPHGANERFLLMRKGDRMCINCHQDMLKEFALPYVHRPIVDGSCTGCHDPHGAKYPKMLVLPREQLCNKCHDLSALAHMHKVGVPARTAFPAGTPVAADGTTVCYTCHFFHASSQPKLIRGTQDVCGLGCHNAPAAGEEEGGGESPGEEGSQ from the coding sequence ATGTCAGGCGGGACCCCCCAGCTGCGCCGCGCCATCCAGGTCCTGTGCCTGTGCGCGGCGCTGCCGGCCCTGCTCGCCGCGCCCGAGGCCAGGGCGGCGAAGCTCGACGAGGGTCAGCGGGGGGTCGCGTTCAAGGGCACCGACTTCCTCACCGGTGCCGCGCTGGACCTGGAGAAGTCGCTCGGCAAGCGAGTGATCCTCCTGGACTTCGGGTCCATCTACTGCAGTTCCTGCATGGTGACGGTCCCGAACCTGATCAAGCTGCGCAAGCGCTACCCGGAGGAAGATCTCGCGATCTTCAACCTCTATCTCGACATCTACAACCCGCAGCGGGTCGTGAAGTTCTTCCGCGGGTTCGCCAGCGACATGCGGCTGAGTCTGCTCATCGACGACAAGCTGGCGATCAGCCGCGAGTATGGCGTCGACACGCTGCCGACGACCATCATCATCGACAAGGGCGGCGTCATCCGCCGGCGCATCGTCGGCTACACCGAGGCGGACGAGAAGGAGATCGACGGGGTCCTCGACCGGCTCATCAGCGAGCTGCCCGCCGCCGCGGCCCCGGGGGTGAGCAAGCGGGGCGAGGAGCCCTTCAACGTCTTCATCCCGGAGAGCTTCACGAAGACCCGCCAGGACCGGGTGTTCGTCGTCGGGTACATCGGCGGCGCGGGCTCGCGCGACGTCACGATCAAGCTCAACAACCTGCCCGAGCGGGTCGTCACCGCCAAGGACGGCGTCTTCCACTCGCTGGTGAGCCTCTCGCTGGCGATGAATCTCGTCGAGGTCCGCGGGGGCGACGCGGCCGGCGGGTCGCAGAGCCAGTCGGTGGTCATCTTCCGCGAGACCCCGCTGGGCGGGGACATCGTCTCGGACCTGCCGGAGTACCGCTTCCACCGCGAGGAGGACAAGAAGACCTGCAGGAAGTGCCACGCGCTGGAGCTCTCGCCGCAGGAGGCGGCAGGCGGCGGCCAGAGCGAGACCTGCAACGTCTGCCACGCCGGCCTCGCCAAGCGCATCTTCACCCACGGGCCGATCACCGTCGGCGGCTGCCTGCCCTGCCACGACTACCAGAGCTTCCCGAACCGCTACGAGCTGCGGACACAGGGCGCGGAACTCTGCTACACCTGCCACGACCGGGTCCGGGACGCGATCCGCGGGGCGACGTACCTGCACGGCCCGGTCGCCGCAGGCGTCTGCACGGTGTGCCACGATCCGCACGGCGCGAACGAGCGCTTCCTGCTCATGCGCAAGGGCGACCGCATGTGCATCAACTGCCACCAGGACATGCTCAAGGAGTTCGCGCTGCCCTACGTGCACCGGCCGATCGTCGACGGCAGCTGCACCGGCTGCCACGACCCGCACGGCGCCAAGTACCCGAAGATGCTCGTGCTCCCGCGCGAGCAGCTGTGCAACAAGTGCCACGACCTCTCGGCGCTGGCCCACATGCACAAGGTCGGGGTCCCCGCCCGCACCGCCTTTCCCGCCGGGACGCCGGTCGCGGCGGACGGGACCACCGTCTGCTACACCTGCCACTTTTTCCACGCCTCGAGCCAGCCCAAGCTCATCCGCGGGACGCAGGACGTCTGCGGCCTGGGCTGCCACAACGCACCCGCTGCCGGCGAAGAGGAGGGCGGCGGGGAATCCCCGGGGGAGGAGGGCTCGCAGTGA